The proteins below are encoded in one region of Girardinichthys multiradiatus isolate DD_20200921_A chromosome 19, DD_fGirMul_XY1, whole genome shotgun sequence:
- the LOC124855686 gene encoding cell cycle control protein 50A-like has translation MMASSYNAKEEDGPHSGSSTHGGTEAAKNKKPDNTAFKQQRLPAWQPILTAGTVLPAFFVIGLIFIPIGIGLYVTSNNIKEFEIDYTGLELGSPCHDCSTNLTWNSTTPCVCALNFTLEQPFESNVYMYYGLSNFYQNHRRYVKSRDDRQLNGDPTSLMKPSKECEPYRTSAETKEPIAPCGAIANSLFNDTLELYYIEPNGTTTAIHLAKKGIAWWTDKHVKFRNPVNDKENLTELFKGTAKPVNWRKPVYELDPSDPENNGFINEDFIVWMRTAALPTFRKLYRIIHKKPSTTSTLPSGRYTLKVTYNYPVHSFSGRKRMILSTISWMGGKNPFLGIAYITVGSICFFLGVVLLIIHHKYDTRSNSADIPN, from the exons ATGATGGCGTCTAGCTACAACGCTAAGGAAGAGGACGGACCCCACTCGGGATCTTCGACACACGGCGGGACGGAGGCTGCGAAAAATAAAAAACCGGACAACACAGCGTTCAAACAGCAGAGACTTCCAGCCTGGCAGCCTATCCTGACTGCTGGCACCGTGCTGCCCGCTTTCTTCGTTATCGGACTCATCTTCATCCCCATCGGGATCGGCCTATATGTGACttcaaacaatataaaagaGTTCGAG ATTGATTACACTGGTTTGGAGCTGGGCAGTCCATGCCATGACTGCTCCACAAACCTCACCTGGAACAGCACAACACCATGCGTCTGTGCCCTGAACTTCACATTGGAGCAGCCGTTCGAG AGCAATGTCTACATGTACTACGGTCTATCCAACTTCTACCAGAACCACAGACGTTATGTGAAGTCCAGAGATGACCGCCAGCTAAATGGTGATCCAACATCTTTAATG AAACCCAGTAAGGAATGTGAGCCATACCGTACAAGCGCAGAGACAAAAGAACCCATAGCGCCATGTGGAGCCATAGCAAACAGCCTTTTCAATG ACACCCTGGAACTGTATTACATTGAACCCAATGGCACCACAACTGCAATTCATTTGGCAAAGAAGGGGATTGCATGGTGGACAGATAAGCATGTGAAGTTCAGGAATCCTGTGAACGATAAAGAAAACCTCACTGAACTCTTCAAAG GCACAGCTAAGCCAGTGAACTGGAGGAAGCCAGTGTATGAGTTGGACCCGTCTGATCCTGAAAACAACGGCTTCATCAACGAAGACTTCATCGTTTGGATGCGCACGGCCGCTCTGCCCACTTTTCGGAAGCTCTATCGCATCATCCACAAGAAGCCGAGCACAACTTCGACTCTACCCAGCGGCAGATACACCTTGAAAGTCACTTACA ATTACCCCGTTCACAGCTTCAGCGGCCGGAAGCGTATGATCCTGAGCACCATTTCCTGGATGGGAGGGAAGAACCCCTTCTTGGGCATCGCCTACATCACCGTGGGCTCCATCTGCTTCTTCCTGGGTGTCGTTCTGCTCATCATCCACCATAAATACGACACCCGTAGCAACAGCGCCGATATTCCTAACTAA
- the LOC124855685 gene encoding filamin-A-interacting protein 1-like, whose product MRSKSNGVESPTDGVLVVSPGGPDINEEQDVGLPVRSLKAKAQQKEGAEEVEVISDKEKLLLDSTETGNNTGNITDLSKQDLLKLLGIMEGEVQAREDVIYMLKSQQTSPETLESQYGCAVPASALKALQRDSFITGTKTENHHVYQKPMTELKRLQEKHKDTYRRMLGQLLLAEKCHRRTVHELEAEKHKHADYMNKSDDFTNLLEQERERLKRLLENEKAYQARKEKEHSKRLAKVREELVKLKSFALMLVNERQQHLEQMDQQTQRVQEISLQLQQRDQALNKANEHAQEDSHRVQSLEAELKEKSCRITQQHEEMSTKLSTQELHNRQLNIKLFELTHKIEELEESNKALRKSEEDIQELRENISKGEYGSSNLIVELENLRKRVLEMEGKDEEFTKTEIQCKELRNRLEEENNKSKGLRLEIVRLQNRMIDLEKLEEAFSVSKAECAQIQTALEREKGLTKELSDEVVALKIRMKELQSSELKLEKCELTLKDDLRKLKSLTAALMEERKALMETVKSEEKKREDLSKIVKLEQGRVMEVTEKLIEESKRLLKLKSEMETNVETLTKEKGELSAKLANQTDETEDLNFKISQMKKRLDMFEQAEKLSARNSVMCDLEKITGPEGKENNKVKELTFEIESLKNRLKQLEIVEGDLIKTEDQYDILEKRFMTEQEKANVLSQQVEEMKNQIARNKAIEKGEEESREEDLQQRCKREEAKSRELQADVIALKEKIHELMHKEDQLSQIQVDYSVLQQRFLEEEEKAKNMGMEVFHLTKELELAKRQSRALRPSLNGRRIVDVAMTSTAVQTEPSSTEPTEEDTPAVFIRKSVQEENHIMNNIRQKCLKKPEKGNAVERCPSSSSDFSIKKSWIPWMRKKDNTPQETNLEKSLHISGEQVSSKLTMPQNQGQPLHIRVTPDHHNNMATLEIRSPTANQVFANTTPLSPNPSQPKSRITIIPTYSVPTTRRKTPTGPQGPARAKSPVTITTISRAKSPETSRTSSFTSVRPLSPVSVMTVSTAVMPEASASLEPQEMTMGRAVFKVTPEKQMVPVPVRKGHTNASIITSTDDNKIHIHLGNSIPPKMVVRPVASVTESKELTLSTGTVLRSPHKITTTTTRNVQSKVTSSITISNVTSTTSRPIQSTIGHDVQSPRTGLTRIPMSKGLKTGKAALGSTGISSGMKLESRTETQSMRVEVKKSTVNGNTLQNGGKL is encoded by the exons GCCAGGGAAGATGTAATCTACATGCTAAAATCCCAACAGACAAGTCCAGAAACCCTTGAATCACAGTATGGATGTGCAGTCCCAGCTTCAGCTCTCAAAGCACTACAGAGGGACAGTTTCATCACTGGCACGAAGACGGAAAATCACCATGTCTATCAAAAGCCGATGACAGAG CTGAAACGTCTGCAGGAAAAGCACAAGGATACGTACCGGCGGATGCTTGGTCAGCTGCTGCTGGCCGAAAAGTGCCACCGGCGCACAGTCCacgagctggaagcagagaaacacaaacatgctGATTACATGAATAAGAGCGATGACTTCACGAACCTCCTGGAGCAGGAGAGAGAAAG ACTGAAGAGGCTGCTTGAGAACGAAAAAGCCTATCAAGCAAGAAAGGAGAAGGAGCACTCTAAACGTCTGGCCAAGGTGCGAGAGGAGCTGGTGAAACTGAAGTCCTTTGCATTGATGTTGGTCAATGAGCGCCAGCAGCACCTGGAGCAAATGGACCAGCAGACCCAGAGGGTCCAAGAGATCAGCCTGCAGCTCCAGCAGCGGGACCAAGCTTTGAATAAAGCCAATGAGCATGCTCAGGAGGACAGTCACAGGGTGCAGAGCCTAGAGGCTGAGCTAAAGGAGAAATCTTGTAGGATCACCCAACAGCATGAAGAGATGAGCACCAAGCTGTCCACACAGGAGCTCCACAATCGTCAGCTTAACATTAAACTTTTTGAACTTACACACAAAATTGAGGAGCTAGAGGAAAGCAACAAGGCCTTGAGAAAATCTGAGGAGGATATACAGGAGTTAAGGGAGAACATCAGCAAAGGGGAATATGGCAGCTCTAACTTGATTGTTGAGTTGGAGAACCTGCGGAAGAGAGTACTTGAGATGGAGGGAAAGGATGAAGAGTTTACCAAGACAGAGATTCAATGTAAGGAGCTAAGGAACAGGCTGGAAGAGGAGAATAATAAAAGCAAAGGCCTCAGGCTAGAAATAGTTAGGCTCCAAAACAGAATGATAGATTTGGAAAAACTGGAGGAAGCATTCAGTGTTAGCAAAGCTGAGTGTGCACAGATACAAACTGCtttagaaagagagaaaggcCTGACCAAAGAACTTTCAGATGAAGTTGTAGCTCTCAAGATCCGAATGAAAGAGCTTCAGTCATCAGAACTCAAATTGGAAAAGTGTGAGTTGACCCTTAAGGATGACCTGCGGAAACTTAAGTCCCTGACAGCTGCACTAATGGAGGAACGAAAAGCACTGATGGAAACAGTAAAGTcagaggaaaagaaaagggagGATTTGAGCAAGATTGTTAAACTTGAGCAGGGTCGGGTGATGGAGGTGACCGAGAAACTGATAGAAGAGAGCAAAAGGCTTCTGAAACTAAAATCCGAGATGGAAACCAATGTCGAGACTTTAACCAAAGAGAAAGGGGAGCTCAGCGCTAAGCTAGCTAATCAAACTGATGAAACTGAGGATCTTAATTTTAAGATCAGCCAAATGAAAAAGAGGCTAGACATGTTTGAACAAGCAGAAAAACTATCTGCGAGGAATTCAGTTATGTGCGATCTAGAAAAGATTACTGGTCCTGAAGGGAAAGAGAACAATAAAGTTAAAGAACTAACATTCGAAATAGAGAGCCTGAAAAACCGTCTCAAACAACTGGAAATAGTTGAAGGAGACTTGATCAAGACAGAGGATCAGTATGATATTTTGGAGAAAAGATTCATGACTGAACAGGAAAAAGCGAATGTTCTTTCCCAGCAAGTGGAAGAAATGAAGAATCAGATAGCACGAAACAAAGCTATTGAAAAAGGGGAAGAAGAAAGCAGAGAAGAAGACCTCCAGCAGAGATGCAAAAGAGAGGAGGCCAAAAGCCGAGAACTACAAGCTGATGTAATAGCTCTCAAGGAGAAGATCCATGAACTGATGCACAAAGAAGACCAGCTTTCTCAGATTCAAGTGGACTACTCTGTCTTACAACAGAGGTTCTTAGAAGAGGAAGAGAAGGCCAAGAACATGGGCATGGAGGTTTTCCATCTCACCAAAGAGCTAGAGTTAGCTAAGCGTCAAAGCCGAGCACTTCGACCCAGCTTAAATGGAAGGAGAATAGTGGATGTGGCCATGACATCCACTGCAGTACAGACAGAGCCATCATCTACTGAACCAACAGAGGAAGATACACCAGCTGTGTTTATCAGGAAGTCTGTTCAAGAAGAAAATCACATTATGAATAACATCCGACAGAAATGTCTGAAGAAGCCTGAGAAAGGCAATGCAGTTGAGCGTTGCCCTTCATCTAGCAGTGATTTTAGTATTAAAAAATCCTGGATTCCTTGGATGAGGAAAAAGGACAACACTCCTCAAGAGACCAACTTAGAGAAGTCGCTCCATATCAGTGGGGAACAGGTTTCCTCTAAATTAACCATGCCTCAAAACCAAGGGCAGCCTTTACACATTCGGGTAACACCTGATCACCACAACAACATGGCCACACTTGAAATCAGAAGCCCAACTGCTAATCAGGTTTTCGCAAATACAACTCCCCTTAGCCCTAACCCATCTCAACCAAAGTCCAGAATTACCATCATTCCCACCTACTCTGTTCCAACCACACGGAGAAAGACTCCCACTGGACCTCAGGGCCCTGCAAGAGCCAAGTCACCAGTCACAATTACAACCATATCAAGGGCCAAATCTCCAGAAACTAGTCGAACCTCTTCTTTTACCTCAGTAAGACCCCTTTCCCCAGTTTCGGTTATGACAGTGAGCACAGCTGTAATGCCTGAAGCATCTGCTTCCCTAGAGCCACAGGAGATGACCATGGGCCGGGCTGTGTTCAAGGTTACCCCAGAGAAGCAGATGGTCCCAGTTCCCGTCCGAAAGGGCCACACCAATGCAAGCATCATCACCTCTACGGATGATAACAAGATTCATATTCACCTCGGCAACAGTATCCCCCCAAAGATGGTTGTCAGACCGGTAGCTAGTGTGACAGAAAGCAAAGAACTGACCCTGTCAACCGGGACAGTTTTGCGTTCACCTCACAAGATCACCACAACTACTACCAGGAACGTGCAAAGTAAAGTGACAAGCAGCATTACAATATCCAATGTGACATCCACAACATCAAGACCCATCCAAAGCACG ATCGGGCATGATGTCCAGTCACCTCGCACAGGACTTACCCGCATCCCAATGTCCAAGGGTCTCAAGACAGGGAAAGCTGCACTAGGATCCACAGGCATCTCGAGTGGAATGAAGCTTGAGTCTCGGACAGAGACTCAGTCTATGAGGGTTGAAGTCAAGAAATCCACTGTGAATGGCAATACATTACAAAACGGAGGGAAATTGTGA